One region of Haloprofundus salilacus genomic DNA includes:
- the metX gene encoding homoserine O-acetyltransferase MetX: protein MTNVERDAVSLGSFEFECGESIDDLEIAYEAYGEFTGDNAVLVCHALTGSQHVADVDRSAWSRADAGVDDDVGENDESEVSESESGAKTAGQARAWWNDVVGPGKAIDTSDYYVVCANVPGSCYGSSGPSSTGPDGDPWGTEFPPVTVGDWTRAQRRFLDTLGVGRLHAVVGGSVGGMNALDWAQRYPDDVNRLVVVAAAARLDPQCLALDAIARRAITTDPNWNGGDYYGGPEPENGLALARQLGHVMYLSKSSMAQKFGRRSAGRDAHRETFPTDPAASFFPYRDVESYLDYNAGNFIDRFDANSYLYLTRAMDDFDLREGYESDADALAAFAGEALLLSFTADWHFTTEQSESLAEAFRASEVPVAHHVVDSDHGHDAFLVEPENVGPPVADFLEDGVGGRAVTDTAPAESDGGSDPEFAPVHSSLFSR from the coding sequence ATGACGAACGTCGAGCGCGACGCCGTCTCGCTCGGTTCGTTCGAGTTCGAGTGCGGCGAGTCGATAGACGACCTCGAAATTGCCTACGAGGCGTACGGCGAGTTCACCGGCGACAATGCCGTTCTCGTCTGTCACGCGCTCACCGGAAGCCAGCACGTCGCCGACGTGGACCGGTCGGCGTGGTCGCGCGCGGACGCCGGCGTCGACGACGACGTGGGCGAAAACGACGAAAGCGAGGTGTCCGAATCCGAGAGCGGCGCGAAGACCGCCGGACAGGCCCGCGCGTGGTGGAACGACGTGGTCGGTCCCGGCAAGGCCATCGACACCTCCGACTACTATGTCGTCTGCGCGAATGTTCCCGGGTCGTGCTACGGCAGTTCCGGCCCGTCGAGCACGGGTCCCGACGGTGATCCGTGGGGGACCGAGTTTCCGCCGGTCACCGTCGGCGACTGGACGCGCGCGCAGCGCCGCTTCTTGGATACGCTCGGCGTCGGTCGCCTCCACGCCGTCGTCGGCGGCAGCGTCGGCGGGATGAACGCACTCGACTGGGCGCAGCGCTACCCCGACGACGTCAACCGCCTCGTCGTCGTCGCCGCCGCCGCCCGACTCGACCCGCAGTGCCTCGCGCTCGACGCCATCGCCCGTCGCGCCATCACAACCGACCCGAACTGGAACGGCGGCGACTACTACGGCGGTCCCGAACCGGAGAACGGTCTCGCGCTCGCCCGGCAGTTGGGTCACGTGATGTACCTCTCGAAGTCGTCGATGGCCCAGAAGTTCGGCCGCCGGTCGGCGGGCCGCGACGCCCACCGCGAGACGTTCCCCACCGACCCCGCGGCCTCCTTCTTCCCGTACCGCGACGTGGAGTCGTACCTCGACTACAACGCCGGCAACTTCATCGACCGATTCGACGCGAACTCCTATCTCTACCTGACGCGGGCGATGGACGATTTCGACCTCCGAGAGGGGTACGAGTCCGACGCCGACGCGCTGGCGGCGTTCGCGGGCGAAGCGCTGCTCCTCTCCTTCACCGCCGACTGGCACTTCACGACCGAGCAATCGGAGTCGCTCGCCGAGGCGTTTCGCGCCTCCGAGGTGCCGGTCGCCCACCACGTCGTCGACTCCGACCACGGCCACGACGCGTTCCTCGTCGAACCCGAGAACGTCGGCCCGCCGGTGGCGGACTTCCTCGAAGACGGCGTCGGCGGCCGCGCCGTCACCGACACCGCCCCCGCGGAGAGCGACGGCGGCAGCGACCCCGAGTTCGCACCCGTCCACTCCAGTCTGTTCTCGCGGTGA
- a CDS encoding O-acetylhomoserine aminocarboxypropyltransferase/cysteine synthase family protein produces MADDNDASDSSDSPRFRTRSLHAGQAPDPTTGARAPPIYQTTSYVFDDADDAAAQFALEKPGHIYSRLMNPTNAMLQERLASLEGGVGAVATASGMASFDLATFLLAEAGDNVVSSSALYGGTYTYLTHTVERRGISTRFVDALDYDAYAEAIDDDTAYVHLETIGNPALVTPDIERIADIAHEHGTPLFVDNTFATPALCQPLERGADLVWESTTKWITGAGTTVGGALVDGGSFPWTEYADDYPEIAKENPAYHGVNFAERFGDAAFTYAAIARGLRDLGNQQSPFDAWQTLEKLETLPLRMDRHCENAQIVAEYLADHPAVEWVNYPGLQSHETHAEATEYLEGGYGGMITFGLAEGYEAARATVENVELASLLANVGDAKTLVIHPASTTHQQLTEEEQEAAGVTADMVRLSVGIEDPEDILADLDQAIEAATN; encoded by the coding sequence ATGGCCGACGACAACGACGCTTCCGACAGCTCCGACAGCCCCAGATTCCGCACTCGAAGCCTGCACGCCGGACAGGCCCCCGACCCGACGACGGGCGCGCGAGCGCCGCCCATCTACCAGACCACGTCGTACGTCTTCGACGACGCCGACGACGCCGCCGCGCAGTTCGCGCTGGAGAAACCGGGACACATCTACTCGCGGTTGATGAACCCGACGAACGCGATGCTGCAGGAGCGGCTCGCGTCGCTGGAGGGCGGCGTCGGCGCGGTCGCGACGGCTTCGGGGATGGCGTCGTTCGACCTCGCGACGTTCCTGCTCGCCGAAGCCGGTGACAACGTCGTCTCGTCGTCGGCGCTGTACGGCGGGACGTACACCTACCTCACTCACACTGTCGAGCGCCGCGGTATCTCCACTCGGTTCGTCGACGCGTTGGACTACGACGCCTACGCCGAGGCTATCGACGACGACACCGCCTACGTCCACCTCGAAACCATCGGAAATCCGGCGCTCGTGACGCCCGACATCGAACGCATCGCCGACATCGCTCACGAGCACGGGACGCCACTGTTCGTAGACAACACGTTCGCGACGCCCGCGCTCTGCCAGCCGCTCGAACGCGGCGCGGACCTCGTCTGGGAGTCGACGACGAAGTGGATTACGGGCGCAGGAACGACCGTCGGCGGCGCGCTGGTCGACGGCGGGTCGTTCCCGTGGACGGAGTACGCCGACGACTACCCCGAAATCGCGAAGGAGAACCCGGCGTACCACGGCGTCAACTTCGCCGAGCGCTTCGGAGACGCGGCCTTTACCTACGCCGCTATCGCCCGCGGCCTGCGTGACCTCGGCAACCAGCAGTCGCCGTTCGACGCGTGGCAGACGCTCGAAAAACTGGAGACCCTGCCGCTGCGGATGGACCGCCACTGCGAGAACGCCCAGATCGTCGCCGAGTACCTCGCCGACCACCCGGCCGTCGAGTGGGTGAACTACCCCGGGCTTCAGTCGCACGAGACCCACGCGGAGGCGACCGAGTATCTCGAAGGCGGCTACGGCGGCATGATAACGTTCGGACTCGCGGAGGGCTACGAGGCGGCCCGCGCGACGGTCGAGAACGTCGAACTCGCCTCGCTCTTGGCGAACGTCGGAGACGCGAAGACGCTCGTCATCCATCCCGCCTCGACGACCCACCAGCAACTCACCGAAGAAGAACAGGAGGCGGCGGGCGTCACCGCCGACATGGTTCGCCTCTCCGTGGGTATCGAAGACCCCGAGGACATCCTCGCCGACCTGGACCAGGCTATCGAGGCGGCGACGAACTGA
- the serB gene encoding phosphoserine phosphatase SerB, whose protein sequence is MKLVAFDFDGTLSDSEMTVLLGKQKGVADRMADITERAMNDEISYAKSLYDRAALLEGLEEERAQEAYDEVKLRPGAAKLIRRLNDYGHHTAVLTGGFERGVESALEAEGVGVDTVVANRLPVKGGRLTGEAEGPLIEGTKDRELERLADELNVEMSQTVAIGDGANDLPMLEVAGFSVGFLPKEAVRPACDTVVASMYRLGKVFEGRNMLRPKE, encoded by the coding sequence ATGAAACTCGTCGCGTTCGACTTCGACGGAACGCTCTCAGACTCGGAGATGACGGTGCTGCTCGGCAAGCAGAAAGGGGTGGCCGACCGGATGGCCGACATCACCGAGCGAGCGATGAACGACGAAATCAGCTACGCGAAGAGCCTGTACGACCGCGCCGCGCTGCTCGAAGGGCTGGAGGAAGAACGTGCCCAGGAGGCGTACGACGAGGTGAAGCTCCGACCGGGCGCGGCGAAACTCATCCGGCGATTGAACGATTACGGCCATCACACCGCCGTCCTCACCGGCGGGTTCGAGCGCGGCGTCGAATCTGCACTGGAAGCGGAGGGGGTCGGAGTCGACACCGTCGTCGCCAACCGTCTCCCCGTGAAGGGTGGGCGACTGACCGGCGAGGCGGAGGGACCGCTCATCGAGGGGACAAAAGACCGCGAACTCGAACGCCTCGCCGACGAACTCAACGTGGAGATGAGTCAGACCGTCGCGATCGGCGACGGCGCCAACGACCTCCCGATGCTCGAAGTCGCGGGCTTCTCGGTCGGCTTTCTCCCGAAGGAGGCGGTTCGACCCGCCTGCGACACCGTCGTCGCCTCGATGTACCGACTCGGCAAGGTGTTCGAGGGCCGGAACATGCTCCGACCCAAGGAGTAG
- a CDS encoding DUF7504 family protein encodes MGSERSYDAEATTRMAVSGTPLESVSVEPETSLLITGPTLTGKRRLMYRLLAAASDVRRKRTTILATTRKRADTIEQEYESVGGGTAAAELSIVDCVGRLGGFDHDRTRPNYRYVSSPGDLTGVGIAVTEFMRRQYEAGAEARVGVHSLSTMLMYTELRRLFQFLHVLTGRIANCGFTGVFVVDSDVVDDRDFAILKQPFDAVLELRETDDGREYRLRGEYEGPRRWTAFDPRAGAQ; translated from the coding sequence ATGGGTTCCGAACGGTCGTATGACGCGGAGGCAACGACGCGGATGGCGGTGAGCGGAACGCCGCTGGAGAGCGTCTCCGTCGAACCGGAGACCAGTCTCCTCATCACGGGTCCGACGCTCACCGGAAAGCGTCGCCTGATGTACAGACTCCTCGCTGCGGCGTCGGACGTGCGACGAAAACGAACGACGATTCTCGCGACGACTCGAAAGCGAGCCGATACGATCGAACAGGAGTACGAGTCGGTCGGCGGCGGCACCGCTGCCGCCGAACTCTCTATCGTCGACTGCGTCGGTCGCCTCGGCGGGTTCGACCACGACCGGACGCGACCGAACTACCGGTACGTCTCCAGTCCGGGCGACTTGACCGGCGTCGGTATCGCAGTCACGGAGTTCATGCGCCGACAGTACGAGGCGGGTGCCGAGGCGCGCGTCGGCGTCCACTCGCTGTCGACGATGCTGATGTACACCGAACTGCGTCGCCTGTTCCAGTTCCTCCACGTGCTCACCGGTCGCATCGCCAACTGCGGGTTCACGGGCGTCTTCGTCGTCGACTCCGACGTCGTCGACGACCGGGACTTCGCGATTCTCAAACAGCCGTTCGACGCCGTCCTCGAACTCCGCGAGACCGACGACGGCCGCGAGTACCGCCTTCGAGGCGAGTACGAGGGACCGCGTCGGTGGACCGCGTTCGATCCCCGAGCGGGCGCTCAGTAA
- the serA gene encoding phosphoglycerate dehydrogenase, with protein sequence MKVLVTDPIADAGLERLREAGHQVETAYDVTGDELLSAVADVNALVVRSGTDVNEAVFEAAPDLVIVGRAGIGVDNIDIDAATDHGVIVANAPEGNVRAAAEHTVAMAFAAARSIPQAHVRLKAGEWAKSDYLGTEVNGKTLGIVGFGRVGQEVAKRLGNLGMDLVVYDPYISQERADQFSAELVDELDACLAHADFLTIHTPLLPETRGMIGEDELETLGDGYVVNCARGGIIDEDALAAAVEDGTVAGAALDVFEEEPLAEDSPLLNVDDIIVTPHLGASTEAAQESVAVDTAEQVLAAFEEEPVLNALNAPSVDEKAFPRIKPYIGLAETAGKIAAQVFGERISEIEVAYDGDIAAENVELVTASGLKGVFEPLEWQVNAVNAPHLAEERGIDVTESKSRQSEDFQSLVTVTVGDGEESLSVSGTLFAGEEPRIVRIDGYRVDAVPHGHMLVARNYDKPGVIGLIGTVLGDHGVNIAGMFNARETRGGEALTVYNLDSAVPEEAAEALLADDRIIGVRTIILNGDAETRRLDLITE encoded by the coding sequence ATGAAGGTGCTGGTCACCGACCCGATAGCCGACGCCGGCCTCGAACGACTCCGCGAGGCGGGCCACCAAGTCGAAACCGCCTACGACGTGACGGGCGACGAACTACTCTCCGCCGTCGCCGACGTCAACGCGCTCGTGGTACGCTCCGGAACCGACGTGAACGAGGCCGTCTTCGAGGCCGCCCCCGACCTCGTTATCGTCGGCCGCGCCGGTATCGGCGTGGACAACATCGACATCGACGCCGCCACCGACCACGGCGTCATCGTCGCCAACGCCCCCGAGGGGAACGTCCGCGCCGCCGCCGAACACACCGTCGCGATGGCGTTCGCCGCCGCGCGCTCGATTCCGCAGGCGCACGTCCGCCTAAAAGCGGGCGAGTGGGCCAAGAGCGACTACCTCGGCACGGAGGTCAACGGCAAAACGCTGGGTATCGTCGGCTTCGGCCGCGTCGGGCAGGAAGTCGCCAAGCGCCTCGGTAACCTCGGGATGGACCTCGTCGTCTACGACCCCTACATCTCCCAGGAGCGCGCCGACCAGTTCAGCGCGGAACTCGTCGACGAACTCGACGCCTGTCTGGCCCATGCAGACTTCCTGACGATTCACACGCCGCTGCTGCCCGAAACCCGAGGAATGATCGGAGAGGACGAACTCGAAACGCTCGGTGACGGCTACGTCGTCAACTGCGCGCGCGGCGGCATCATCGACGAGGACGCGCTCGCGGCGGCCGTCGAAGACGGCACTGTCGCCGGCGCGGCGCTCGACGTGTTCGAGGAGGAACCGCTCGCCGAGGACTCGCCGCTGCTCAATGTCGACGACATCATCGTAACGCCGCACCTCGGCGCGTCCACCGAGGCGGCCCAGGAGAGCGTCGCCGTCGACACCGCCGAACAGGTGCTCGCGGCGTTCGAGGAGGAACCCGTCCTCAACGCGCTGAACGCCCCCTCCGTGGACGAGAAGGCGTTCCCGCGCATCAAGCCGTACATCGGCCTCGCGGAGACGGCCGGGAAGATTGCGGCGCAGGTGTTCGGCGAGCGCATCTCCGAGATCGAGGTGGCGTACGACGGCGATATCGCCGCCGAAAACGTCGAACTCGTCACCGCGAGCGGTCTCAAAGGCGTCTTTGAACCGCTGGAGTGGCAGGTCAACGCGGTCAACGCCCCCCACCTCGCCGAGGAGCGCGGCATCGACGTCACCGAGAGCAAGAGCAGGCAGAGCGAGGACTTCCAGAGCCTCGTCACCGTCACCGTCGGCGACGGCGAGGAGTCGCTGTCGGTCAGCGGGACGCTGTTCGCGGGCGAGGAACCGCGCATCGTCCGCATCGACGGCTACCGCGTCGACGCCGTCCCGCACGGGCACATGCTCGTCGCGCGAAACTACGACAAACCTGGCGTCATCGGCCTCATCGGCACCGTTCTCGGCGACCACGGCGTGAACATCGCAGGGATGTTCAACGCCCGCGAGACTCGCGGCGGCGAGGCGCTCACCGTCTACAACCTCGACTCCGCGGTCCCTGAGGAGGCCGCCGAGGCGCTGCTGGCCGACGACCGCATCATCGGCGTCCGCACCATCATCCTCAACGGCGACGCGGAGACGCGCCGTCTCGACCTGATTACCGAGTAA
- a CDS encoding med21 domain-containing protein gives MSLSDLPTGTVSESTSRTYPAGVSPRESRRVPHADGSFNDGTSSRAPRSDGGKPSGRPRRLPSVEASAHSERASARTTASGPESSPAPSRQRLEALEARIRQLEAELEHVESERQAVIDHYEGLLEAERSRTDDERRRRNEHPIRRLLGL, from the coding sequence GTGTCGCTCTCCGACCTCCCGACTGGTACAGTCAGCGAATCGACCTCCCGAACGTATCCCGCGGGCGTCTCCCCCCGCGAATCGAGGCGTGTGCCGCATGCCGACGGCAGTTTCAACGACGGAACGTCGTCACGGGCGCCGCGAAGTGACGGCGGCAAACCGAGCGGACGACCACGGAGACTGCCGTCCGTCGAGGCGTCGGCGCACTCAGAACGCGCCTCCGCACGAACTACGGCGAGCGGTCCCGAGTCGTCGCCGGCCCCGTCCCGGCAGCGTCTCGAAGCGCTGGAGGCGCGAATCCGGCAACTGGAAGCGGAGCTCGAACACGTCGAGTCCGAACGGCAGGCCGTCATCGACCACTACGAGGGACTGTTAGAAGCGGAACGAAGTCGGACCGACGACGAACGCCGTCGGCGGAACGAACATCCGATTCGACGGCTGCTCGGCCTCTGA
- the thrC gene encoding threonine synthase — MSLKLSQQPGNVPEVADDGIWLECIECGETFAPFEAVRYTCDDCDGLLEVRYDDLPTWDDFEGRGVWRYNAALPFEEGVSLPEGDTPLHEVPRLEESVGVHRLRIKHEGMNPTGSFKDRGMTVGVRVAEELGVGRLACASTGNTSAALAAYGARAGLETLVLLPEGKVAAGKIAQASLHGARILEVDGNFDSCLDIVQDLAARGEAYLLNSLNPFRLEGQKTIGLEILERFYEDEGRYPDRIVLPVGNAGNTAALYKAFRELVASGALHPRDVPKLTGVQAEGAAPMVEAVENDADEIRRWDEVETKATAIRIGNPVNAPKALPGIRETGGTAVSVSDEAITSAQRALAREGIGVEPASAASVAGLQKLREQGVVDADEDVVCLTTGHLLKDPDAAFEAGDDPESVPNDTDAVLRHLEG; from the coding sequence ATGAGTCTGAAGCTCTCACAGCAGCCGGGGAACGTCCCCGAGGTGGCCGACGACGGAATCTGGCTGGAGTGCATCGAGTGCGGCGAGACGTTCGCGCCGTTCGAGGCGGTTCGCTACACCTGCGACGACTGCGACGGCCTGCTCGAAGTCCGCTACGACGATCTCCCGACCTGGGACGACTTCGAAGGCCGCGGCGTCTGGCGCTACAACGCCGCACTCCCGTTCGAGGAGGGCGTCAGTCTCCCTGAGGGCGACACGCCGCTGCACGAGGTGCCCCGACTAGAGGAGTCGGTCGGCGTCCACCGCCTCCGCATCAAACACGAGGGGATGAACCCGACCGGGAGCTTCAAAGACAGGGGGATGACCGTCGGCGTCCGCGTCGCCGAGGAGTTGGGCGTCGGCCGTCTCGCCTGTGCCTCCACCGGAAACACGAGCGCTGCGCTTGCCGCCTACGGTGCCCGCGCCGGGCTGGAGACGCTCGTGCTGCTCCCCGAGGGGAAGGTCGCCGCCGGGAAGATCGCACAGGCGAGCCTCCACGGCGCGCGGATTCTGGAGGTCGACGGCAACTTCGACAGCTGTCTCGACATCGTACAGGATCTCGCTGCTCGCGGCGAAGCCTATCTGCTCAACTCGCTGAACCCGTTCCGACTGGAAGGCCAGAAAACCATCGGCCTCGAAATCCTCGAACGGTTCTACGAGGACGAGGGCCGGTATCCGGACCGCATCGTCCTCCCCGTCGGCAATGCGGGCAACACCGCCGCGCTCTACAAGGCGTTCCGCGAACTCGTCGCCAGCGGCGCGCTGCACCCGCGCGACGTGCCGAAACTCACCGGCGTTCAGGCCGAAGGGGCCGCGCCGATGGTCGAAGCCGTCGAGAACGACGCCGACGAGATTCGAAGGTGGGACGAGGTGGAGACCAAAGCCACCGCGATTCGCATCGGCAACCCGGTCAACGCGCCGAAGGCGCTCCCCGGCATTCGCGAGACGGGCGGTACTGCCGTTTCGGTCTCCGACGAGGCCATCACGTCGGCGCAGCGTGCGCTCGCTCGGGAGGGAATCGGCGTCGAACCCGCCTCCGCAGCCTCCGTCGCCGGGCTGCAGAAACTTCGCGAGCAGGGCGTCGTCGACGCCGACGAGGACGTTGTCTGTCTCACGACGGGACACCTGCTGAAAGACCCCGACGCCGCGTTCGAGGCGGGCGACGACCCCGAATCCGTGCCGAACGACACCGACGCCGTGCTCCGCCACCTCGAAGGTTGA
- a CDS encoding helix-turn-helix domain-containing protein, with protein sequence MADTPEMEDLVRTDDPGFGQVLACVFGIQEHESRTYLVLLEYPGSTVAELAEELDRDRSNVNRSLMTLMEKGLADRQRRLLDPGGYVYQYTATPLPEAKTMLHDALDEWAELVHERIDEFGDE encoded by the coding sequence ATGGCCGACACACCCGAGATGGAAGACCTCGTCCGGACCGACGACCCCGGCTTCGGGCAGGTTCTCGCGTGCGTCTTCGGGATTCAAGAACACGAGAGTCGGACGTATCTCGTCTTGTTGGAGTATCCGGGAAGCACCGTCGCCGAACTCGCCGAGGAACTTGACCGCGACCGAAGCAACGTCAACCGCTCGTTGATGACGCTTATGGAGAAAGGGCTCGCCGACCGACAGCGGCGGCTGCTCGACCCCGGCGGCTACGTCTACCAGTACACCGCGACGCCGCTGCCGGAGGCGAAGACGATGCTGCACGACGCGCTCGACGAGTGGGCCGAACTCGTCCACGAGCGCATCGACGAGTTCGGCGACGAGTAG
- a CDS encoding DUF5828 family protein, with translation MEESISGFKLYGSWGEIVEHGERITRALHDIGVSGEAFDEWDEWRPKAHERLGEDVNQKTAEQASVGEGEGEKAGKNPDDDLRTAGEKLSESYEKAEQGDNEGAMERWQDSIGYVARAADSASRKAVRAVESTVYQKVMTQLAPYYFDNELVSANIQKTTRGERIQFIFEVNVNDDELKKQVSERLGEYEDSIDRWHVDTEKETETAEAVDGVEPPEPKGTTRSTTN, from the coding sequence ATGGAAGAGAGTATATCCGGGTTCAAGCTTTACGGATCGTGGGGTGAAATCGTCGAACACGGCGAGCGAATCACCCGCGCCCTCCACGACATCGGCGTTTCGGGTGAGGCGTTCGACGAGTGGGACGAGTGGCGGCCGAAGGCCCACGAGCGACTCGGCGAGGACGTGAATCAGAAGACGGCCGAACAGGCGAGCGTCGGCGAAGGCGAGGGCGAGAAAGCCGGGAAAAACCCGGACGACGACCTCCGCACGGCCGGCGAGAAGTTGTCAGAGTCTTACGAAAAGGCGGAGCAGGGCGACAACGAGGGCGCGATGGAGCGCTGGCAGGACTCCATCGGCTACGTCGCACGGGCGGCGGACTCCGCGAGTAGGAAAGCGGTTCGCGCCGTCGAGAGTACGGTGTATCAGAAGGTGATGACCCAACTCGCGCCGTACTACTTCGACAACGAACTCGTGAGCGCGAACATCCAGAAGACGACACGCGGCGAGCGTATCCAGTTCATATTCGAGGTGAACGTCAACGACGACGAGTTGAAAAAGCAGGTCTCCGAGCGCCTCGGGGAGTACGAGGATAGCATCGACCGCTGGCACGTCGACACCGAGAAGGAGACCGAGACGGCCGAAGCCGTCGACGGGGTTGAACCACCGGAACCGAAGGGGACGACGCGGTCGACGACGAACTGA
- a CDS encoding cupin domain-containing protein: MSYRLIDCDAVDPTPDRPCELRRLTDAAELTQMAINRFSAEPGEQIPLAYHYHDEQEEAFFVLSGTLFVETPEETFEVDEGCLFAVSPGDPQRAYNPEDADAPVDVLAIGAPNVSGDASPYEP, translated from the coding sequence ATGAGTTACCGTCTCATCGACTGCGACGCGGTCGACCCGACGCCTGACCGTCCCTGTGAGCTTCGACGACTCACCGACGCCGCCGAACTCACGCAGATGGCCATCAACCGCTTTAGCGCCGAACCGGGCGAACAGATCCCGCTTGCGTACCACTACCACGACGAGCAGGAAGAGGCCTTCTTCGTCCTCTCGGGAACGCTGTTCGTCGAGACGCCCGAGGAGACGTTCGAGGTAGACGAAGGCTGTCTGTTCGCCGTCTCACCGGGCGACCCCCAGCGCGCGTACAACCCCGAGGACGCCGACGCGCCCGTCGACGTGCTCGCCATCGGCGCGCCGAACGTCAGCGGCGACGCCAGCCCCTACGAACCATGA
- a CDS encoding carbon starvation CstA family protein: MVQIIWLVATVLVLFSVGYFGYSRYLARFVELNDANTTPAHKYEDGQEYVPAKKPVLLGHHYSSIAGGAPIVGPITAGVVWGWVPALLWIAIGNPLMGATHDFVSLSASLRHEGKSIGYIIGEYVGERGKNMLLWFAFLTIILVVAVFALVVAIVFNAYPQAATASLIYIGLAVLLGIYLYQLNLPFIPGTVAFVVAMFVGVFVGIQYPLALLPGEGYPAGTIVLFSMEGSWLPAAGAFGANSAAWIPVILVYGALASALPVWVLLQPRDYLSSFLLYTGVGGALLAIIVGTFFGTSSQPLTTSLEPYYGFIGRGGLPLFPLLFITIACGTISGFHSLVSSGTTSKQLNKESDARLIGYGGMLGEGLLAVVALSAVALVSPDVGGGIGLALPTFATGGGIMLTSFGIPASFGGPFMALVLVSFLLTSTDTAVRLGRYMMEEIIDTPETSAQSFAADRYGNALVQTLPAYILIASGSWETLWALFGGANQLLAALALLTGTVWLANWSDSKQLVSTGGPMVVMVTITVLGLSWIAFHDNLYAKLLNSEWMASAGILDILSGVAQIAIALTLIYLALSLVKLGYENIQKVRQDPGAGEFTPGDD, encoded by the coding sequence ATGGTGCAAATCATCTGGCTGGTGGCGACGGTGCTCGTACTGTTTAGCGTGGGGTACTTCGGTTACTCGCGGTATCTCGCGCGGTTCGTCGAACTCAACGACGCGAACACGACACCGGCGCACAAGTACGAAGACGGACAGGAGTACGTCCCGGCGAAGAAGCCGGTACTCCTCGGGCATCACTATTCGAGCATCGCGGGCGGCGCACCCATCGTCGGTCCCATCACGGCGGGCGTGGTGTGGGGTTGGGTGCCCGCGCTCCTGTGGATCGCCATCGGTAATCCGCTAATGGGCGCGACCCACGACTTCGTCTCGCTGTCGGCGAGTCTCCGACACGAGGGGAAGTCCATCGGGTACATCATCGGCGAGTACGTCGGCGAACGGGGCAAGAACATGCTGCTGTGGTTCGCGTTCCTTACTATCATCCTCGTCGTGGCGGTGTTCGCACTCGTCGTGGCGATCGTGTTCAACGCCTACCCGCAGGCGGCGACGGCGAGCCTGATCTACATCGGGCTCGCGGTGCTGTTGGGGATCTACCTCTATCAGCTGAACCTTCCGTTCATCCCCGGGACCGTGGCGTTCGTCGTCGCGATGTTCGTCGGCGTGTTCGTCGGCATTCAGTACCCCCTCGCGCTGCTGCCGGGCGAGGGCTACCCCGCAGGCACCATCGTCCTGTTCTCGATGGAGGGGTCGTGGCTTCCGGCCGCGGGCGCGTTCGGTGCGAACTCCGCCGCGTGGATTCCGGTCATCCTCGTCTACGGTGCGCTTGCGAGCGCGCTTCCGGTGTGGGTGCTCCTGCAACCGCGCGACTACCTCTCGTCGTTCCTGCTGTACACCGGCGTCGGCGGCGCGCTGCTCGCCATCATCGTCGGCACGTTCTTCGGAACGTCGAGCCAACCGCTCACCACGTCTCTCGAACCGTACTACGGCTTCATCGGCCGCGGCGGTCTACCGCTGTTCCCGCTGCTGTTCATCACCATCGCCTGCGGGACCATCAGCGGCTTCCACTCGCTCGTCTCCTCGGGGACGACCTCGAAGCAGCTGAACAAGGAGTCTGACGCCCGCCTCATCGGCTACGGTGGGATGCTCGGCGAAGGACTGTTGGCGGTCGTCGCGCTGTCGGCGGTCGCGCTCGTCTCGCCCGACGTGGGCGGCGGTATCGGTCTCGCACTCCCGACGTTCGCGACCGGCGGCGGCATCATGCTCACGAGCTTCGGTATCCCGGCGAGCTTCGGCGGGCCGTTCATGGCCCTCGTGCTCGTGAGTTTCCTGCTCACCTCGACTGACACTGCCGTCCGTCTCGGCCGGTACATGATGGAGGAGATCATCGACACGCCCGAAACGTCGGCCCAGTCGTTCGCGGCCGACCGGTACGGGAACGCGCTCGTCCAGACGCTCCCCGCCTACATCCTCATCGCGAGCGGGTCGTGGGAGACGCTGTGGGCGCTCTTCGGAGGCGCGAACCAGCTGCTCGCCGCGCTGGCGCTGCTGACGGGGACGGTCTGGCTCGCAAACTGGAGCGACTCCAAGCAGCTCGTGAGCACCGGCGGCCCGATGGTGGTTATGGTCACCATCACGGTGCTCGGCTTGTCGTGGATCGCGTTCCACGACAACCTCTACGCGAAGCTCCTCAACTCGGAGTGGATGGCTTCCGCAGGTATCTTAGATATACTCTCCGGCGTAGCGCAGATCGCCATTGCGCTCACCCTCATCTACCTGGCGCTCTCGCTGGTGAAGTTGGGGTACGAGAACATTCAGAAGGTCCGTCAGGATCCCGGCGCTGGCGAGTTCACGCCCGGCGACGACTGA